Proteins encoded by one window of Mycolicibacterium sp. ND9-15:
- a CDS encoding nitrate/nitrite transporter, with amino-acid sequence MPVKTLGRSRTIENWDAEDVEAWESGGKAIAKRNLIFSIFAEHVGFSVWSIWSVMVLFMPQDVYGIDAAGKFYLVAMPTLVGAFMRIPYTIAPARFGGRNWTIVSALLLLIPTVLTLWVMNNPGTSYTTFMIVAAVAGVGGGNFASSMTNINAFYPQRLKGWALGLNAGGGNIGVPVIQLVGLLVIAALSNTAPEIVCAIYLVLIALAALGAALFMDNLGNQRSDLGAMAEALRFKHSWVMSFLYIGTFGSFIGFSFAFGQVLQINFLAGGDSTAQASLHAAQIAFIGPLLGSIARPFGGKLSDKVGGGRVTLYTFIAMIFAAGILVTAGVLDDGMAGAATGAQLTAYVTGFILLFILSGLGNGSTYKMIPSIFEAKAQGRDEWSREEKAAWSRSMSGALIGFAGAVGALGGVFINVVLRASYVSDTKSATNAFWVFLGFYVICAVVTWFVFLRMQTSRAGAGEQIDRAAARVPA; translated from the coding sequence ATGCCTGTGAAGACTCTGGGCCGTAGCCGCACCATCGAGAACTGGGATGCCGAGGACGTCGAGGCGTGGGAATCCGGCGGTAAAGCCATCGCGAAGCGCAACCTGATCTTCTCGATCTTCGCCGAGCACGTCGGCTTCTCGGTGTGGTCGATCTGGTCGGTGATGGTGCTGTTCATGCCGCAGGACGTCTACGGCATCGATGCTGCGGGCAAGTTCTATCTGGTCGCGATGCCCACCCTGGTCGGCGCCTTCATGCGCATCCCGTACACCATCGCCCCGGCGCGCTTCGGCGGGCGCAACTGGACCATCGTCAGCGCTCTACTGCTGCTGATCCCGACGGTGCTGACGCTGTGGGTGATGAACAACCCGGGCACCTCCTACACCACGTTCATGATCGTGGCGGCAGTCGCGGGTGTCGGCGGCGGCAACTTCGCCTCGTCGATGACAAACATCAACGCGTTCTACCCGCAGCGGCTCAAGGGCTGGGCGCTCGGCCTCAATGCCGGCGGTGGCAACATCGGCGTACCGGTGATCCAGCTGGTCGGCCTGCTGGTGATCGCCGCCCTGAGCAACACCGCACCCGAAATCGTCTGCGCCATCTACCTTGTGCTGATCGCGTTGGCCGCACTGGGTGCCGCGCTGTTCATGGACAACCTCGGCAACCAGCGGTCGGACCTCGGTGCGATGGCAGAAGCGTTGCGGTTCAAGCACTCCTGGGTGATGAGCTTCCTCTACATCGGCACATTCGGCTCCTTCATCGGCTTCTCGTTCGCGTTCGGGCAGGTACTGCAGATCAACTTTCTCGCCGGCGGTGACAGCACGGCCCAGGCGTCGCTGCACGCCGCGCAGATCGCGTTCATCGGTCCGTTGCTCGGCTCGATCGCAAGGCCCTTCGGCGGCAAGCTGTCCGACAAGGTCGGTGGCGGCAGGGTCACCCTCTACACGTTCATCGCGATGATTTTCGCCGCCGGAATACTGGTGACGGCGGGTGTCCTCGACGACGGTATGGCAGGCGCGGCCACCGGCGCGCAGCTTACCGCCTACGTCACCGGCTTCATCCTGCTGTTCATCCTGTCGGGCCTCGGGAACGGTTCGACGTACAAGATGATCCCGTCCATCTTCGAAGCCAAGGCCCAAGGTCGTGACGAATGGAGCCGCGAAGAGAAGGCCGCCTGGTCCCGCAGCATGTCCGGTGCGCTGATCGGCTTCGCCGGTGCGGTCGGCGCGCTCGGCGGTGTGTTCATCAATGTCGTCCTGCGCGCGTCCTACGTCAGCGACACCAAATCCGCGACCAACGCATTCTGGGTGTTCCTCGGCTTCTACGTGATCTGCGCGGTCGTCACCTGGTTCGTGTTCCTGCGTATGCAGACCTCGCGGGCCGGTGCGGGCGAACAGATCGATCGCGCCGCCGCACGGGTGCCGGCCTGA
- a CDS encoding alpha/beta fold hydrolase — MTVVLVHGNPETDAIWGPLVDALGRDDVVRLSPPGFGAPLPDGFAATYLDYRDWLERELERFDGPVDLVGHDWGGGHVVNVAMHRPDLLRTWASDVVGLFDTDYIWHDLAQVWQTPGAGEELVETMMGGTVEDRTAQMSDLGLPPEIGKSLAEAQGPDMGRAVLELYRSAAQPVLAEAGRGLPTAASRPGLSILATEDPYVGSEDMRRRAAQRAGARTEVLAGLGHWWMVQNPQWAAEVLARFWETAG; from the coding sequence ATGACAGTCGTTCTGGTGCACGGAAATCCGGAGACCGACGCGATCTGGGGCCCGTTGGTAGACGCGCTGGGACGCGATGACGTGGTGCGACTGTCTCCGCCGGGATTCGGCGCTCCACTACCGGACGGCTTCGCGGCGACCTACCTCGACTATCGCGACTGGCTCGAGCGCGAGTTGGAGCGCTTCGACGGACCCGTCGATCTGGTCGGCCACGACTGGGGCGGCGGTCACGTCGTCAATGTGGCGATGCACCGGCCCGACCTCCTCCGCACCTGGGCCAGCGACGTCGTCGGGCTCTTCGACACCGACTACATCTGGCACGATCTCGCGCAAGTGTGGCAGACGCCGGGAGCCGGTGAAGAACTGGTCGAGACGATGATGGGCGGCACGGTTGAAGACCGGACGGCCCAGATGTCGGACTTGGGCCTGCCTCCTGAAATCGGCAAATCGCTCGCCGAGGCGCAGGGACCCGACATGGGCCGAGCGGTCCTCGAGCTGTACCGGTCGGCTGCACAGCCCGTCCTCGCCGAAGCGGGACGCGGCCTACCGACGGCGGCGTCCCGTCCGGGGCTGTCCATTCTGGCCACAGAGGATCCCTACGTCGGTTCGGAGGACATGCGCCGGCGGGCGGCGCAACGCGCCGGAGCGCGCACTGAAGTGCTCGCGGGACTGGGGCACTGGTGGATGGTGCAGAATCCGCAGTGGGCAGCCGAGGTGCTCGCGCGATTCTGGGAGACGGCCGGCTGA
- a CDS encoding helix-turn-helix transcriptional regulator, translating into MLANMGALEQSELGVNGLPTGTVTLLLADVEGSTRLWESQPGEMRAAIGRLDATLAELVVAHSGVRPVEQGEGDSFVLAFARASDAVACALALQRAALAPIQLRIGVHTGEVQLRDEGNYVGPTINRTARLRDLAHGGQTVVSGATESMVVDYLPGDAWLVDLGSHPLRDLPRPERVVQLCHPDLCNEFPPLRAAKAAARHSLPAQLTRFIGREKQMDEIRDMLAGNRLVTLTGAGGVGKTRLALQIAGGTDLGSVWYVDLAPLSDSDLVPVAVIRALGVPDQPGRSTMESIVTFVGERPGLAVLDNCEHLLDVSAELIITLLERCPALTLLATSREPIGVAGELTWRVASLSIEDEAIELFVDRARHAQSDFSLGDDELAVVSEICRRLDGMPLAIELAAARVRALSVQDILDGLHDRFRLLTGGSRKAVRRQQTLKASVDWSHEMLTEPERVVFRRLAAFAGDFDLDAAQAVASGGDVAHFQVLDILTLLVDKSLLSAESTSGRARYRLLETVRQYAMDKLSESGEADAVRTRHRDHYTSMTARLGAPVGGEYQRLIEQAEAEIDNLRAAFVWSRERNDFDAALRLACSLQPLWLMRGRVQEGLSWFNDALTDQIRSDEISDVAVHLSAVADKTVLDAWTVNIPGVGRLDQALTMARDLDDPALLLRVLVSCVGAAAFDAEAAYPYIDEALGLARRLDDRWRLCQILGWKANISILAGDPISARAAGEEGHSLAEAVGDTFISRMCRYWGPAMASFQHGDLDDGITRLRELLAESELSGDVMHALLARIGLAHAYVWTGDPATGRRHAEAAIEAASALGQFLEPWAYAPLAFAALAAGDLTAAAEACECAWRRISAQPETAITNVIPMAELELARGDLRAARRWADADVTVMKGWHLARALVTRARVAMAQGDVSQADEDLHLVLDCVADHEAYQIAPDAFEVLGELACRAGDHRNAARFFGAADAMRKRMGLVRLQVHDETYAMSVALLGEALGQNDFEALSDEGAALSTDEAIAYAKRGRGERKRPSSGWASLTPTELDVIRLVADGLGNKDIGAKLFVSHRTVQTHLTHVYTKLGLTSRVQLAQEAARHT; encoded by the coding sequence ATGCTGGCTAACATGGGCGCACTTGAGCAAAGCGAGCTTGGCGTGAATGGACTGCCCACGGGAACGGTGACGCTGCTCTTGGCCGACGTCGAGGGGTCGACGCGGTTGTGGGAGTCGCAGCCAGGCGAGATGCGCGCGGCGATCGGGCGGCTCGATGCGACGTTGGCCGAGCTTGTCGTCGCCCATAGCGGGGTGCGTCCGGTGGAGCAGGGCGAAGGCGACAGCTTCGTGTTGGCCTTCGCGCGGGCCAGCGATGCGGTGGCGTGCGCGCTGGCGTTGCAGCGCGCGGCGTTGGCCCCGATTCAGCTGCGCATCGGCGTGCATACCGGGGAGGTCCAGTTGCGCGACGAGGGCAACTACGTCGGCCCGACGATCAACCGCACGGCGCGGCTGCGCGATCTGGCGCACGGCGGGCAGACGGTGGTGTCGGGGGCGACCGAGTCCATGGTCGTGGACTATCTGCCCGGCGATGCCTGGCTGGTTGACCTGGGTTCGCATCCGTTGCGTGACCTGCCGCGCCCTGAACGCGTCGTGCAGCTGTGCCATCCCGACCTTTGCAACGAGTTTCCCCCGCTGCGCGCAGCCAAGGCAGCCGCACGGCATAGTCTCCCGGCGCAACTGACGCGATTCATCGGGCGCGAGAAGCAGATGGACGAGATCCGTGACATGCTGGCCGGCAACCGACTGGTGACATTGACCGGTGCAGGCGGGGTGGGCAAGACGCGCCTGGCGCTGCAGATTGCTGGCGGCACAGATCTGGGATCTGTCTGGTATGTGGATTTGGCGCCGCTCAGCGACTCAGATCTGGTCCCCGTAGCGGTGATTCGCGCATTGGGGGTGCCGGACCAGCCGGGTCGCTCGACGATGGAGAGCATCGTCACGTTCGTCGGCGAGCGCCCGGGACTCGCGGTGCTGGACAACTGCGAACACCTACTCGACGTGAGCGCGGAGCTGATCATCACCCTGCTGGAGCGGTGTCCAGCCCTGACCCTGCTGGCCACCAGCCGCGAGCCAATCGGCGTCGCGGGCGAACTCACATGGCGAGTGGCGTCCCTGTCAATCGAGGACGAAGCGATCGAGCTGTTCGTCGACCGTGCCCGTCACGCTCAGTCAGATTTCAGCCTCGGGGACGATGAGTTGGCGGTCGTTAGCGAGATCTGCAGGCGGCTGGACGGCATGCCGCTGGCGATCGAGTTGGCAGCCGCTCGGGTACGCGCATTGTCAGTGCAGGACATCCTCGACGGCCTCCATGACAGGTTCCGGTTGTTGACCGGTGGTTCGCGGAAAGCAGTGCGACGCCAGCAGACCCTGAAAGCGTCCGTGGACTGGTCACACGAGATGTTGACCGAACCCGAACGTGTCGTCTTCCGGCGACTGGCAGCGTTCGCCGGCGACTTCGACCTCGATGCCGCCCAGGCGGTGGCTTCAGGCGGAGACGTGGCCCACTTCCAGGTGCTGGATATACTCACGCTCCTGGTCGACAAGTCTCTGTTGTCGGCCGAAAGCACCAGTGGCAGAGCGAGATACCGGCTGCTTGAGACGGTCCGCCAGTACGCGATGGACAAGCTCAGCGAGTCCGGGGAAGCCGACGCCGTCCGCACTCGACACCGGGACCACTACACCTCGATGACCGCTCGACTCGGTGCACCGGTAGGCGGCGAATACCAACGTCTCATCGAGCAGGCAGAGGCTGAAATCGACAACCTCCGTGCGGCGTTCGTCTGGAGTCGGGAGCGAAACGACTTCGATGCCGCGTTGCGGCTCGCATGTTCCCTGCAACCGCTGTGGCTTATGCGCGGTCGCGTGCAAGAGGGATTGTCCTGGTTCAACGACGCGCTCACCGATCAGATCCGGTCCGATGAGATATCCGATGTTGCGGTCCACCTCAGCGCAGTGGCCGACAAGACGGTGCTCGACGCGTGGACCGTCAATATCCCCGGCGTCGGCCGACTGGACCAAGCCCTCACCATGGCAAGGGATCTCGACGACCCGGCTCTGCTGCTCCGCGTACTGGTCTCGTGTGTGGGAGCAGCCGCGTTCGACGCCGAGGCGGCTTATCCGTACATCGACGAAGCCCTGGGCTTGGCACGGAGGTTAGACGATCGGTGGCGGCTCTGCCAGATCCTCGGCTGGAAGGCCAACATCTCAATACTTGCGGGTGATCCGATTTCGGCTCGTGCCGCCGGCGAGGAAGGCCACTCGCTGGCCGAGGCCGTCGGAGACACATTCATCTCGCGAATGTGCCGGTACTGGGGTCCCGCGATGGCGTCTTTCCAGCACGGTGACCTAGACGACGGTATAACGCGATTGCGGGAACTGCTCGCTGAGTCCGAGTTGTCTGGAGACGTCATGCACGCATTACTTGCGCGCATCGGCCTCGCACACGCGTATGTCTGGACCGGTGATCCCGCAACGGGTCGAAGGCATGCCGAGGCGGCCATTGAAGCCGCGTCGGCGCTGGGCCAGTTTCTTGAACCGTGGGCGTACGCGCCCCTGGCTTTCGCGGCCCTTGCGGCGGGCGACCTGACGGCGGCCGCCGAAGCATGCGAATGCGCGTGGCGGCGCATCAGTGCTCAGCCCGAGACGGCGATAACGAACGTCATTCCAATGGCAGAGCTAGAACTCGCCCGAGGCGATCTAAGGGCTGCGAGAAGGTGGGCGGACGCGGACGTAACTGTCATGAAGGGGTGGCATCTCGCAAGGGCATTGGTGACTCGTGCTCGCGTTGCGATGGCGCAGGGCGATGTCTCGCAGGCGGACGAGGATCTTCACCTGGTGCTCGACTGTGTGGCGGATCATGAGGCGTATCAAATCGCGCCCGACGCCTTCGAGGTGCTTGGCGAGCTTGCCTGCAGGGCCGGTGATCACCGTAACGCGGCGCGGTTCTTCGGCGCGGCCGATGCCATGCGGAAACGGATGGGGTTGGTCAGGCTTCAAGTGCACGATGAAACGTACGCGATGTCGGTCGCGCTTCTCGGCGAGGCTCTGGGCCAGAACGACTTCGAGGCCTTGTCGGACGAAGGTGCCGCGCTGTCCACCGACGAGGCGATTGCTTACGCGAAGCGCGGCCGCGGTGAGCGTAAACGGCCGTCCAGCGGCTGGGCCTCGTTGACGCCGACCGAGCTCGACGTCATCCGGTTGGTCGCCGACGGTCTGGGGAATAAAGACATCGGTGCGAAGCTGTTCGTATCGCATCGCACCGTGCAGACGCATCTGACACACGTTTACACCAAGTTGGGACTGACATCGCGGGTACAGCTGGCCCAGGAGGCCGCTCGGCATACCTAA
- a CDS encoding HNH endonuclease signature motif containing protein, whose protein sequence is MFESASDVELLDAMRDAQQAERVAVARKFFAAGRFGLRRFAAMGNTHESWCVDDWDVIASEVAAELGTSRGRASSLIGYGKTLIERMPRLGEVFLAGQVDFRVIRTIDYRVGLIVDDEVMAAIDEMVAHKAPSWNKLSDAKIAQLVDWMVLDVDPDALRVAKERDDDRHIGITPTRHGMADIWGSIRATDGTVLDEKLNQLAATVCRDDPRTTRQRRADALMALVAGESRMACKCEAQRCTAAERSAATPDVVIHVLADEATVSGEKSTPGYVAGLGPVPAPLVREMAETAKLKPLSIPKNLLAEPQYRPSAALADFVRCRDLTCRWPGCDKPAWKADIDHTVPYPAGPTHPSNNACYCRFHHLMKTFHCGPHGWREEQLPDGTIVFTSPSGRVHVTEPLSAQLFPQLAASTGALTLSAGPPPGEWRGASMPKRKRTRAQDRAYRIERERAINAARYAADPPPF, encoded by the coding sequence ATGTTCGAATCAGCCAGCGACGTGGAGTTGCTCGACGCGATGCGGGATGCGCAGCAAGCCGAACGTGTCGCCGTCGCCCGCAAGTTCTTCGCTGCGGGCCGGTTCGGGTTGCGGCGCTTCGCCGCAATGGGCAACACCCACGAAAGCTGGTGCGTCGACGACTGGGATGTCATAGCCTCCGAAGTCGCGGCCGAACTCGGAACGAGCCGAGGACGCGCGTCCTCGCTAATTGGTTATGGCAAAACGCTAATCGAGCGGATGCCTCGGCTGGGCGAAGTCTTCCTCGCGGGACAGGTCGATTTTCGGGTGATCAGGACCATCGACTATCGAGTCGGGTTGATCGTCGACGACGAGGTGATGGCCGCGATTGACGAAATGGTGGCACACAAAGCGCCATCGTGGAACAAATTGTCTGACGCCAAGATTGCCCAGTTGGTCGACTGGATGGTGCTCGATGTCGATCCCGACGCGCTGCGCGTTGCCAAGGAGCGCGACGATGACCGTCATATCGGGATCACCCCCACTCGACACGGGATGGCGGATATCTGGGGCAGCATCCGAGCGACCGACGGCACCGTGCTGGACGAAAAGCTCAACCAGCTTGCGGCCACCGTCTGCCGAGACGACCCACGAACCACGCGGCAGCGCCGTGCGGATGCCCTGATGGCGCTCGTTGCCGGAGAATCCAGGATGGCATGCAAGTGCGAAGCGCAACGGTGCACCGCAGCAGAGCGCTCCGCTGCGACACCGGATGTCGTGATCCACGTGCTTGCCGACGAAGCAACGGTGAGCGGTGAGAAGAGCACGCCGGGATACGTGGCAGGGCTCGGCCCGGTACCGGCACCGCTGGTGCGCGAGATGGCCGAGACCGCCAAGCTCAAACCCCTGAGCATCCCGAAGAACTTGCTTGCCGAACCCCAGTATCGGCCGTCGGCGGCGTTGGCAGACTTCGTCCGCTGCCGCGATCTGACGTGCAGATGGCCCGGATGCGATAAGCCGGCCTGGAAAGCGGATATCGACCACACGGTGCCGTACCCGGCGGGGCCGACGCATCCGTCGAACAACGCCTGTTACTGCCGCTTTCACCACCTGATGAAGACTTTCCACTGCGGACCCCATGGCTGGCGCGAAGAGCAGTTACCCGATGGCACAATCGTTTTCACATCGCCCAGCGGCCGTGTCCACGTCACCGAACCGCTGAGCGCACAGTTGTTCCCCCAACTCGCGGCGTCCACCGGCGCCCTCACCCTGAGTGCCGGCCCACCGCCGGGTGAATGGCGGGGTGCGTCAATGCCGAAGCGAAAACGCACCCGCGCTCAAGATCGCGCGTACCGCATCGAACGGGAACGCGCCATCAACGCCGCGCGCTATGCCGCGGACCCCCCGCCCTTCTGA